In Bacillus sp. SB49, a single window of DNA contains:
- a CDS encoding assimilatory sulfite reductase (NADPH) flavoprotein subunit yields the protein MSLQVSNSPFNKDQADLLNQLLTSLSNHQKIWLSGYLASSLASTEADPAAQSHPSTTEEKAAATRSITILYGSHTGNCQSLAEQYKETLDKKGFETTLSALDDFKPKALKNVEDLLILTSTHGEGDPPDNALSFYEFIHGKRAPKLEGVRYSVLALGDSSYDLFCETGKVIDEKLAELGAERMYPRVDCDLDYEDPAEEWWRGVSQQLGSASETNSPAAAAAPLTDDVPVHSKSNPFQAEVLENINLNGQGSNKETRHLEIDLEGSGLTYEPGDSLGIYPQNEPSLVDALITEMNWDPEKSVSVNKQGEVRALREALLTHFEITVLTKPLLEKLAPFTSNESLADLLTDKEQVSQYIHGRDLLDFVKDYGPWEVDVDAFLTALRKIPVRLYSIASSLKANPDEVHLTVGALRYDSHGRKRTGVCSGQCAERTKPGDQLSVFVQKNQNFKLPEDTTRPIIMIGAGTGIAPYRSFMEEWEESEAEGKSWLFFGEQHFVTDFLYQTEWQKWIKDGVLTNMDVAFSRDTDQKVYVQHRLREKSKEVFQWIEEGAYLYICGDEKHMAKDVQETLLDIFQQEGAYTREEAENYLTELRKSKRYQRDVY from the coding sequence TTGTCCTTACAAGTCAGCAACAGTCCGTTCAATAAAGATCAGGCGGACTTGTTAAACCAGTTATTAACATCATTAAGTAATCATCAAAAAATATGGTTAAGCGGGTATTTGGCATCTTCCCTGGCTTCAACCGAAGCAGACCCTGCTGCTCAGTCTCACCCTTCCACTACAGAGGAGAAGGCTGCTGCAACGAGGAGTATTACCATCCTCTACGGATCTCATACGGGGAACTGTCAGTCACTGGCAGAACAGTACAAGGAAACGTTGGATAAGAAGGGGTTTGAAACGACGTTATCAGCACTGGATGACTTCAAACCGAAGGCTTTGAAAAATGTAGAGGATCTTCTCATTTTGACCAGTACGCATGGAGAAGGAGACCCGCCGGATAACGCGCTGTCGTTTTATGAATTTATCCATGGGAAGCGTGCACCGAAGCTGGAGGGGGTTCGGTATTCGGTTTTGGCACTTGGAGACAGCTCTTATGACTTGTTCTGCGAGACCGGTAAAGTGATCGATGAGAAGCTCGCTGAACTTGGCGCGGAAAGGATGTATCCGAGGGTCGATTGTGATCTTGATTATGAAGATCCCGCGGAGGAGTGGTGGCGGGGCGTTAGTCAGCAGCTGGGTTCTGCGTCAGAAACCAATTCTCCTGCTGCAGCTGCTGCACCGCTTACGGACGACGTACCGGTCCACTCCAAATCTAATCCGTTTCAGGCGGAAGTGTTGGAGAACATCAATTTGAACGGGCAGGGTTCCAACAAAGAAACCCGGCATTTGGAGATCGACTTGGAAGGGTCCGGTCTGACCTATGAGCCTGGAGACAGTCTCGGAATCTATCCCCAAAATGAGCCTTCCTTGGTAGATGCACTGATTACAGAGATGAATTGGGATCCGGAGAAGTCCGTCTCAGTCAATAAGCAAGGGGAGGTCCGTGCGCTTAGAGAAGCGCTGCTGACCCATTTTGAGATTACGGTTCTTACCAAGCCCCTCCTCGAAAAGCTCGCTCCTTTTACTTCTAATGAGAGTTTAGCGGATCTCTTGACAGATAAAGAGCAAGTTTCCCAATACATTCACGGGAGGGATCTGTTGGATTTCGTCAAAGACTATGGACCTTGGGAAGTCGATGTCGATGCATTCCTTACTGCATTACGTAAGATTCCAGTACGTCTATATTCAATTGCCTCAAGCCTGAAAGCCAACCCCGACGAGGTTCATTTGACGGTAGGGGCGCTTCGCTATGATTCTCATGGGAGAAAGCGGACGGGAGTCTGTTCCGGACAGTGTGCCGAAAGGACGAAACCCGGGGATCAGCTTTCGGTTTTTGTACAGAAAAACCAGAATTTCAAGCTTCCGGAAGACACGACCCGGCCGATCATCATGATCGGCGCTGGTACTGGTATTGCACCTTACCGTTCCTTTATGGAGGAATGGGAAGAGTCGGAAGCGGAAGGGAAGTCATGGCTGTTCTTCGGTGAACAGCACTTCGTGACGGACTTTCTTTATCAGACGGAATGGCAGAAATGGATCAAAGACGGCGTTCTGACGAATATGGACGTTGCCTTTTCCAGGGATACAGATCAAAAGGTCTATGTGCAGCACCGCCTGCGTGAAAAGAGTAAAGAGGTCTTCCAATGGATTGAGGAAGGTGCTTATCTTTATATTTGCGGCGATGAGAAACACATGGCGAAAGACGTGCAGGAAACCCTGCTTGATATCTTCCAGCAGGAAGGCGCTTATACAAGAGAAGAAGCAGAAAATTATTTGACAGAACTTAGAAAATCAAAGCGCTATCAGAGAGACGTTTACTAA
- the cysI gene encoding assimilatory sulfite reductase (NADPH) hemoprotein subunit, with protein sequence MSEHKTLHKPEGPPSEMEEIKEKSRFLRGDLVESFQEPLSASIPDDQTKLLKFHGSYMQDDRDLRNERKKQKLEPAYQFMIRVRLPGGVATPDQWLAMDRLADQYGNETLKLTTRQTFQMHGILKWNMKKTIQAMDAVLMDTIAACGDVNRNVMCNVNPEQSALHKEVYEWSKKVSEHLLPRTRAYHEIWLDEEKVVDGQEEEPIYGPLYLPRKFKIGIAVPPSNDVDVFSQDLGFIAVLDDGKLQGFNVVVGGGMGMTHGDTSTYPQLGRTIGFCVPEQVVDVAEKILTIQRDYGNRSNRKNARFKYTVDRLGADQILEELNRRLGYALEEAKAYHFDHNGDRYGWVKGEDGTWHHTFFIQNGRIKDAEGYKLKEAMRKIAETQIGEFRLTPNQNLIISRVSEAEKPVIEALIEQYGLSDGSQNSALRRNSMACVSMPTCGLAMAEAERYLPTLIDHLEEILDEAGLKEQEIVIRMSGCPNGCSRPALGEIGFIGKGPGKYNMYLGAGFTGDRLNKLYRENIGEEEILKELKPMIHRYAKEREEDEKFGDFVIRKGYVKAVASGLDFHE encoded by the coding sequence ATGTCTGAACACAAAACATTGCATAAACCGGAAGGTCCTCCGAGTGAAATGGAAGAGATTAAAGAAAAGAGCCGGTTTTTACGGGGCGATCTTGTCGAGAGTTTCCAGGAGCCGCTTTCTGCAAGCATTCCTGATGATCAAACGAAGCTTTTGAAATTTCACGGCAGCTACATGCAGGATGACAGGGACCTGCGGAACGAACGAAAAAAGCAGAAATTAGAGCCGGCGTATCAATTCATGATCAGGGTGCGCCTTCCCGGTGGTGTGGCGACTCCCGACCAGTGGCTGGCTATGGATCGTTTGGCAGACCAGTACGGCAATGAAACGCTGAAACTGACGACCCGTCAGACGTTTCAAATGCACGGTATTTTAAAATGGAACATGAAGAAGACGATACAGGCGATGGATGCCGTATTGATGGACACCATTGCGGCATGTGGCGATGTGAACAGGAACGTCATGTGTAACGTTAACCCTGAACAATCCGCCCTTCATAAAGAAGTGTATGAGTGGTCGAAGAAAGTGAGTGAACATCTCCTTCCGCGGACAAGAGCTTATCATGAAATTTGGCTGGATGAAGAAAAAGTGGTGGACGGTCAGGAAGAAGAGCCGATTTACGGACCGCTGTATCTGCCGAGGAAATTCAAAATAGGCATTGCCGTTCCACCTTCCAATGACGTCGATGTGTTTTCACAGGACCTGGGGTTCATCGCTGTATTGGACGATGGAAAGCTGCAGGGATTCAACGTCGTCGTTGGCGGGGGGATGGGAATGACCCACGGCGACACTTCGACATATCCGCAGCTCGGTCGTACCATCGGCTTCTGTGTGCCGGAGCAGGTGGTTGATGTAGCGGAGAAAATTTTGACGATACAGCGGGATTACGGCAATCGTTCCAATCGTAAGAACGCCCGGTTCAAGTACACGGTTGACAGATTAGGAGCCGATCAGATTCTGGAGGAACTTAATCGTCGATTAGGTTATGCGTTGGAAGAAGCGAAGGCATATCATTTTGATCACAACGGGGACCGGTACGGCTGGGTCAAAGGAGAAGACGGGACCTGGCACCACACATTCTTTATCCAGAATGGACGCATCAAGGATGCGGAAGGGTATAAATTAAAGGAAGCAATGAGAAAAATAGCGGAAACCCAAATCGGGGAATTCCGTTTGACCCCCAACCAAAACCTTATCATCTCACGAGTATCAGAAGCGGAGAAGCCTGTGATTGAAGCATTGATTGAACAATACGGGTTGTCGGACGGCAGCCAGAATTCTGCTCTCCGTCGAAATTCAATGGCATGTGTTTCGATGCCGACTTGCGGATTGGCAATGGCGGAGGCGGAGCGGTATCTCCCGACATTGATCGACCACCTGGAAGAGATTTTAGATGAAGCCGGATTGAAAGAACAGGAGATCGTTATCCGAATGTCCGGATGCCCGAATGGGTGTTCCCGCCCGGCGTTGGGAGAGATCGGATTCATTGGAAAAGGGCCTGGCAAATATAACATGTATCTCGGAGCTGGATTCACAGGGGATCGTTTGAATAAATTGTATAGAGAGAACATTGGTGAAGAAGAAATCCTTAAAGAGCTGAAACCGATGATTCACCGCTATGCGAAGGAAAGGGAAGAGGACGAGAAATTCGGAGACTTCGTTATCCGCAAAGGCTATGTAAAAGCGGTGGCATCCGGTCTTGATTTCCATGAGTGA
- a CDS encoding Hsp20/alpha crystallin family protein produces MKNKNDHLPDLFQQDLEDVMKVVDSFFGDAFQKLDHYIQTTTIPIEVVETDKEYTIEAYLPGVKREQIHLEHVGSQVRIRVEGSEDRYVHDHSMNYFNQSRSFTRKERIIPLPFTVSDTVFRASFQDGLLTILFKKQGSSIIPIED; encoded by the coding sequence ATGAAGAATAAAAACGATCATTTGCCGGATTTGTTTCAGCAGGATTTGGAAGATGTGATGAAAGTAGTTGATTCCTTTTTTGGAGATGCCTTCCAGAAGCTCGATCACTATATCCAAACCACCACTATTCCGATAGAGGTGGTTGAAACAGACAAAGAATACACGATTGAAGCATATCTTCCGGGAGTTAAGAGAGAGCAGATTCATCTTGAACATGTCGGCAGCCAGGTGAGAATCAGGGTGGAGGGTTCCGAGGATCGTTACGTTCATGATCACTCCATGAATTATTTTAATCAGAGCCGTTCGTTTACTCGGAAAGAAAGAATCATTCCACTTCCATTCACTGTTTCAGACACTGTCTTTCGGGCATCTTTCCAAGACGGCCTGCTGACGATTTTATTTAAAAAGCAGGGTTCGTCTATCATTCCTATTGAAGATTAA
- a CDS encoding NCS2 family permease, whose product MVVGYSVTGWERDNFIEEIEMLNQQSNRADWKKEGLAGLIGYFTTVYIVAVNSQIMESAGLPLESGMVATILASALGCLIMALYANAPMVLIPGMGVNALFAYSIVEGTGMDFQQGLAVVVVASILFLITAFTKLGDWLKQAIPSSLKHAITVGLGLFLTLIGLEKGGLVVKGDHSLIALGNPSSALVMTSILTLFIGIFLFTRNVPGNFLITMVAGTILAKFTGVLGEKGDPISLGSQSFAYMPDFSTIGQFGFWMAVFPLAIVLIFENMGLIHGQLGMLDQEGKFKRSYQASAFSALTTGFLGTSPTVSSAESAAVIASGGKSGKSSLTMAVLFIGTLFLIPWISMVPSTAIAPILIIVGALMVQNIKEIPIDQLSESMPAFLIIVMIPFTYSIADGMAFGFIAYPIVKFAIGKQRELSAPVVLIAMIFLIEFIVRSLGH is encoded by the coding sequence ATGGTTGTGGGTTACTCGGTAACCGGGTGGGAGAGGGATAACTTCATAGAGGAGATTGAAATGCTCAATCAGCAAAGCAATCGTGCAGACTGGAAGAAAGAGGGTCTGGCAGGTTTAATCGGCTATTTTACGACTGTTTACATCGTAGCTGTCAACAGCCAGATCATGGAGAGTGCCGGACTTCCGCTTGAAAGCGGAATGGTGGCAACGATTCTTGCCAGTGCACTAGGCTGTTTGATCATGGCCTTATATGCGAACGCACCTATGGTTCTGATACCAGGTATGGGGGTCAACGCTTTATTCGCCTATTCCATTGTCGAAGGGACAGGAATGGATTTCCAGCAGGGGCTGGCCGTTGTCGTCGTTGCTTCGATACTGTTTCTCATCACAGCATTTACGAAGCTTGGAGACTGGCTGAAGCAGGCGATCCCTTCTTCTTTGAAGCACGCCATTACGGTCGGATTAGGTTTATTCCTTACATTGATCGGATTGGAGAAAGGTGGACTTGTCGTCAAAGGCGATCACTCGTTGATTGCCCTTGGAAACCCCTCGTCAGCACTAGTAATGACGAGTATCCTGACGCTGTTCATCGGCATTTTCCTCTTCACCAGAAATGTACCTGGGAACTTCCTGATCACGATGGTCGCAGGAACGATTCTTGCGAAGTTCACCGGCGTTCTTGGTGAAAAAGGAGATCCCATTTCTCTCGGAAGCCAATCCTTCGCCTATATGCCGGACTTTTCAACCATTGGACAATTCGGTTTTTGGATGGCGGTCTTTCCGCTGGCGATCGTACTCATCTTTGAAAACATGGGTTTGATCCACGGACAGCTGGGAATGCTTGATCAAGAAGGGAAGTTCAAACGTTCTTATCAGGCGTCTGCCTTTTCCGCACTTACGACAGGGTTCCTCGGCACTTCGCCTACTGTTTCATCCGCAGAGAGTGCAGCTGTTATAGCCTCAGGCGGTAAAAGCGGAAAATCGAGCTTGACGATGGCTGTGTTGTTCATCGGGACGCTTTTTCTAATCCCTTGGATCTCTATGGTGCCTTCTACAGCTATTGCGCCGATTCTAATCATCGTCGGGGCCCTTATGGTGCAGAACATCAAAGAGATTCCGATTGACCAATTATCAGAGTCCATGCCGGCCTTTCTTATCATTGTGATGATTCCGTTCACTTATTCCATAGCAGATGGGATGGCTTTTGGATTTATTGCCTACCCTATTGTCAAGTTTGCTATTGGAAAGCAAAGGGAATTGTCGGCACCAGTCGTTCTTATCGCCATGATCTTTCTCATTGAATTTATCGTTCGTTCACTTGGACATTAA
- the sdaAB gene encoding L-serine ammonia-lyase, iron-sulfur-dependent subunit beta — MKYRSVFDIIGPVMIGPSSSHTAGAARIGRAARHLFGREPKYAHIHLYGSFAKTYKGHGTDVAIIGGLLDYDTDDQRIRESLVTARKNGMKIRFYEEDSHTDHPNTARVKIGDEDGELELVGISIGGGKAEITELNGFELRLSGSHPAILLIHNDRYGAIASATAVLARNEINIGRMEVSRKAQGEQALMVIEVDQNIDDSVLNELERADHITQVAKISD, encoded by the coding sequence ATGAAATATCGTTCTGTTTTCGATATCATCGGACCTGTCATGATCGGTCCGTCCAGTTCACATACAGCAGGTGCGGCCAGGATAGGCAGAGCCGCACGTCATTTATTCGGCAGAGAGCCCAAATATGCGCATATCCATCTGTATGGATCATTTGCAAAAACTTATAAAGGGCACGGTACAGATGTCGCGATTATCGGAGGGCTGCTCGATTACGATACCGACGATCAGCGGATCCGGGAATCTTTGGTAACAGCAAGGAAGAACGGAATGAAAATCCGTTTTTATGAGGAGGATTCCCATACGGATCACCCGAACACCGCCCGCGTCAAAATAGGTGATGAGGATGGAGAACTTGAGCTTGTCGGCATATCCATCGGAGGCGGTAAGGCGGAGATTACGGAGCTGAACGGCTTTGAACTGCGTTTGTCGGGAAGCCACCCTGCCATTTTATTGATTCATAATGATCGTTACGGAGCAATTGCCTCTGCGACGGCGGTCCTTGCCAGGAATGAAATCAATATCGGTAGAATGGAAGTATCGAGGAAAGCGCAGGGAGAACAGGCGCTTATGGTGATCGAAGTGGATCAGAATATCGACGACTCCGTTTTGAACGAGTTGGAGCGTGCTGATCATATTACACAAGTAGCCAAAATATCAGACTGA